Proteins encoded together in one Telopea speciosissima isolate NSW1024214 ecotype Mountain lineage chromosome 6, Tspe_v1, whole genome shotgun sequence window:
- the LOC122663827 gene encoding AP2/ERF and B3 domain-containing transcription factor RAV1-like → MDSSCMDETISDSASAASASVSPTTVLPSPPGNNLPEKLCRVGSGASVVLDLESGIEAESRKLPSSQYKGVVPQPNGRWGAQIYEKHQRVWLGTFNEEEEAAKAYDIAAQRFRGRDAVTNFKPLSDTEEDNIESIFLNTHSKAEIVDMLRKHTYNDELQQSKRNYRGCYSAGGNKRNNEEGFSAFSGSSDRVSKAREQLFDKAVTPSDVGKLNRLVIPKQHAEKHFPLQIGSTSKGVLLNFEDNGGKVWRFRYSYWNSSQSYVLTKGWSRFVKEKNLKAGDIVSFQRSTGTDKQLYIDWKPRIVCGPGGFVGSTQMVQTAVPVLPVQVVRLFGVNLFKIPTVSHIVGSSSSWTGKRVRDTDFSSLDFCKKQHL, encoded by the coding sequence TCACCGACAACGGTACTCCCTTCACCGCCGGGAAACAATCTGCCGGAGAAACTATGCCGAGTCGGAAGCGGAGCAAGCGTCGTTCTAGACTTAGAAAGCGGAATCGAAGCCGAATCACGAAAGCTTCCTTCCTCTCAATACAAAGGTGTTGTTCCTCAACCCAACGGTCGATGGGGTGCTCAGATATACGAGAAACACCAACGAGTTTGGCTTGGAACtttcaatgaagaagaagaagcagctaAAGCTTACGATATCGCCGCTCAAAGATTCCGAGGCCGTGATGCCGTCACTAATTTCAAACCCTTATCAGATACCGAAGAAGACAACATCGAATCCATCTTCTTGAATACACATTCTAAGGCTGAGATCGTTGATATGCTTCGTAAACACACTTACAACGATGAGCTTCAACAGAGCAAACGTAATTACAGAGGTTGTTATAGTGCCGGCGGCAATAAGAGAAACAACGAAGAAGGATTTTCAGCTTTTTCCGGTTCTTCCGATAGAGTTTCGAAAGCCCGTGAACAGCTTTTCGATAAAGCGGTAACACCAAGCGATGTCGGAAAGCTGAATCGATTGGTGATACCGAAGCAACACGCAGAGAAACATTTCCCTCTGCAAATCGGGAGTACTTCGAAAGGTGTTCTCTTAAACTTTGAAGATAACGGAGGGAAGGTATGGAGATTTAGATATTCGTATTGGAATAGTAGTCAGAGTTATGTGTTAACAAAAGGGTGGAGCAGatttgtgaaggagaagaacttgAAAGCCGGTGATATCGTAAGTTTCCAGCGGTCGACCGGAACTGATAAACAGCTTTACATCGATTGGAAACCCAGGATTGTGTGTGGGCCAGGTGGGTTTGTTGGTTCAACACAAATGGTTCAAACGGCTGTTCCGGTTCTTCCTGTTCAGGTTGTTAGGCTATTTGGGGTCAACCTCTTCAAGATACCTACAGTTAGTCATATTGTCGGTAGCAGTAGCAGTTGGACTGGGAAAAGGGTGAGAGACACGGATTTCTCATCTTTGGATTTCTGTAAGAAGCAacatttgtaa